A stretch of Cellulosilyticum sp. I15G10I2 DNA encodes these proteins:
- the mutS gene encoding DNA mismatch repair protein MutS has protein sequence MMKMNVTPMMKQYLDIKEKHQDCLLFFRLGDFYEMFFEDAKTASRELEITLTGRDCGLEERAPMCGVPFHAADNYIGRLVEKGYKVAICEQVEDASLAKGIVKREVVRIVTPGTILEGSTVSEGKNNYICAIVNKDNAYGLSISDVTTGEWSVTYIEGEKNTRKLLDELAKYSPVECLLDQITYNDAEIYDFIKSKFVCMTQQIPNHCLDISLSYSLLTRHFNVSSLEGIGLIDDRADTLAASSLLYYLKETQKNTLSHMHTLSLYNVDAYMLLDMSTRRNLELTETLREKRRKGSLLWVLDHTKTAMGSRYIRKCIEQPLIHADKINERLDATEELKNNALLRADLFEALDHIYDIERLMSKAAYGTCNAKDLLSLKASLGVLPAIYNLLHTCNSTKLIKLYQNFDALEDVFSMIDASILEDAPLSLREGSLIKDGFNEEVDRLRQIKKEGTSWLMAIEAKEKEKTGIKNLKIKYNKVFGYFLEVTQSYHHLVPDYFIRKQTLSNCERYITEELKQVESDVLGADDKLNVLEYQLFTQVRENIVSQMDRLLTVSHFIAELDMFCSLADVADQYHYIKPVINHGQTINITGSRHPVVEKIIGEHSFIANDVYLDNKTHQVMLLTGPNMAGKSTFMRQVALIVLMAQVGSFVPAENAEIGVADRIFTRVGASDDLASGQSTFMVEMMEVSNILHHATKDSLLILDEIGRGTSTLDGLSIAWSIIEHIATEDKLGAKTLFATHYHELTDLEKNIPSLKNYCVAVKEMGEDIIFLHKIVPGSVDHSYGIQVAKLAGVPSMVLERAKSILSDLEKDQTHHLNVTADKPLPVEKMDKKGVAQQASQQLSLFENKHVHVINELKALDVMDLTPMKALQVLYDLQKKIR, from the coding sequence ATGATGAAGATGAATGTTACGCCAATGATGAAACAGTATTTAGATATTAAAGAGAAACATCAGGATTGTCTTTTGTTTTTTAGACTCGGTGATTTTTATGAGATGTTTTTTGAAGATGCAAAAACAGCTTCACGGGAATTAGAAATTACACTTACAGGACGTGATTGTGGTTTAGAAGAAAGAGCTCCGATGTGCGGCGTTCCTTTTCATGCAGCAGATAATTACATTGGAAGGCTTGTTGAAAAAGGCTATAAGGTTGCGATATGTGAACAAGTTGAAGATGCAAGCTTAGCAAAGGGGATTGTTAAAAGAGAGGTCGTTAGAATTGTTACACCTGGTACGATACTTGAAGGAAGTACGGTAAGTGAAGGCAAAAATAATTATATTTGTGCAATTGTAAATAAAGATAATGCCTATGGACTTAGTATTAGCGATGTCACAACAGGTGAATGGTCCGTTACCTATATAGAAGGAGAAAAAAATACACGTAAGCTCTTGGATGAACTTGCTAAGTATTCTCCTGTAGAATGTCTTCTTGATCAAATAACATATAATGATGCTGAAATATATGATTTTATTAAAAGTAAATTTGTTTGTATGACTCAGCAAATACCTAATCATTGTTTAGATATTTCTTTGTCGTATAGTCTTCTTACCCGACACTTTAATGTTTCTTCGCTAGAAGGCATTGGACTTATCGATGATCGAGCTGATACTTTAGCTGCTTCAAGCCTTTTATATTATTTAAAGGAGACCCAAAAAAATACACTTTCACATATGCATACACTTTCTTTATATAACGTAGATGCTTACATGCTTCTTGATATGTCTACAAGAAGAAATCTTGAACTGACCGAGACCCTTCGTGAAAAACGCAGGAAAGGCTCCTTATTATGGGTTCTTGATCATACTAAAACGGCTATGGGCTCAAGGTATATCCGTAAATGTATCGAGCAGCCCCTTATTCATGCCGATAAAATTAATGAACGTTTAGATGCGACCGAAGAACTTAAAAATAATGCTTTGCTGCGTGCTGATTTATTTGAAGCGCTTGACCATATTTATGATATAGAAAGATTAATGAGTAAAGCTGCTTATGGTACTTGCAATGCAAAGGACTTGTTATCCCTTAAAGCATCTCTAGGTGTACTTCCCGCTATTTACAATCTGCTTCATACGTGTAATTCCACTAAACTTATTAAGCTCTATCAAAATTTCGACGCTTTAGAAGATGTTTTTAGCATGATTGATGCATCAATTTTAGAAGATGCACCGCTTTCACTTAGAGAAGGCAGTCTCATTAAGGATGGTTTTAATGAAGAAGTAGATCGTCTAAGACAAATAAAAAAAGAAGGAACTTCTTGGCTGATGGCTATAGAAGCAAAAGAAAAAGAAAAGACGGGGATTAAAAATCTAAAGATTAAATATAATAAAGTCTTTGGCTATTTTCTAGAAGTCACTCAGTCCTATCACCATCTTGTCCCTGATTACTTTATACGTAAACAAACGCTTTCTAACTGCGAACGCTATATTACCGAAGAATTAAAACAAGTAGAATCGGATGTATTAGGCGCAGATGATAAACTTAATGTTCTCGAATATCAGCTCTTTACGCAGGTTAGAGAAAATATTGTATCTCAGATGGATAGACTTTTAACGGTCTCTCACTTTATAGCTGAACTTGATATGTTTTGTTCTCTCGCGGATGTGGCAGATCAGTATCATTATATCAAACCCGTTATTAATCATGGTCAAACGATCAATATTACAGGCAGCAGACACCCAGTAGTTGAAAAAATAATTGGGGAACATAGCTTTATCGCAAACGATGTTTATCTTGATAATAAGACGCATCAAGTAATGCTGCTTACAGGGCCTAATATGGCAGGTAAGTCTACCTTTATGAGGCAAGTAGCACTTATTGTTCTCATGGCACAAGTTGGTTCTTTTGTCCCTGCTGAAAATGCAGAGATAGGTGTTGCAGACAGAATCTTTACGCGAGTAGGTGCATCAGATGATTTAGCTTCCGGTCAAAGTACCTTTATGGTTGAGATGATGGAGGTCTCTAATATTCTGCATCATGCTACAAAGGACAGTCTTCTTATTTTAGACGAAATTGGCCGTGGGACCAGTACACTAGATGGGCTAAGCATTGCTTGGTCAATTATCGAACATATTGCAACTGAAGATAAACTGGGCGCTAAGACATTATTTGCAACGCACTATCATGAACTGACTGACTTAGAAAAAAATATCCCCTCGCTTAAGAACTACTGCGTAGCAGTTAAAGAAATGGGAGAGGATATTATCTTTTTACACAAAATTGTACCTGGCAGCGTAGATCATAGCTACGGTATTCAAGTAGCTAAACTAGCCGGTGTTCCTAGTATGGTTCTTGAGCGCGCAAAATCTATTTTAAGTGACCTTGAAAAAGATCAAACCCATCATCTAAATGTTACTGCTGATAAACCTTTACCTGTTGAAAAAATGGATAAAAAGGGTGTCGCTCAGCAGGCATCACAGCAATTATCTCTATTTGAAAATAAGCACGTACATGTTATCAATGAGTTAAAAGCATTAGATGTGATGGATCTGACCCCTATGAAAGCTCTTCAAGTTTTATATGACCTTCAAAAGAAAATTAGATAA
- the miaB gene encoding tRNA (N6-isopentenyl adenosine(37)-C2)-methylthiotransferase MiaB encodes MSERQVINISTEEAKRQTDIIHILSQSLKGKNLKYCVSTFGCQMNARDSEKIEGMLEEMGYEKITKEDEADFVIYNTCCVRENAEMKIYGRLGHLKTIKKKNPNLIIALCGCMMQQDIVLETLKKKYNFVDIIFGTYNIYKLPELLQTRLETQESVIDIWDSHQDIVEDLPNTRKYNFKACVNIMYGCNNFCTYCIVPYVRGRERSRELSDILNEVKALVADGVKEVMFLGQNVNSYGQSLSTPVSFANLLSEVSQIEGLKRIRFMTSHPKDLSDELIEVIAECDNVCKSVHLPIQAGSTHILKSMNRKYTKESYLELVSKLRTAIPHIEITTDFIVGFPGETEEDFLDTLDVVEKVKYAGAFTFIYSKRTGTPAATMEEQVPEEIVKKRFNKLLTLTNDHILENMKKYVGQTVEVLFEETSKNDKTVLSGRTDTSILVNVKAPDTLIGHFAQVKIVATKTHYLIGELVE; translated from the coding sequence ATGAGTGAACGTCAAGTTATTAATATATCGACCGAAGAAGCTAAGCGTCAAACAGACATCATCCATATATTATCTCAGTCTCTCAAAGGCAAAAATCTAAAATACTGTGTATCAACTTTTGGATGTCAAATGAATGCACGGGATTCTGAAAAAATAGAAGGTATGCTTGAAGAGATGGGTTATGAAAAAATCACGAAAGAAGATGAGGCTGATTTTGTCATCTATAATACGTGCTGTGTCAGAGAAAATGCAGAAATGAAAATCTATGGAAGACTTGGACATCTGAAAACTATTAAGAAAAAAAATCCTAATCTCATTATTGCACTGTGTGGCTGTATGATGCAGCAAGATATTGTACTTGAAACACTAAAGAAAAAATATAACTTTGTAGATATCATATTTGGCACTTATAATATTTATAAACTACCGGAACTTCTGCAAACACGCCTTGAAACTCAGGAATCTGTTATTGATATATGGGATTCGCATCAAGATATTGTAGAAGACTTACCTAATACACGCAAATATAATTTTAAAGCATGTGTCAATATCATGTATGGCTGTAATAATTTTTGCACTTATTGTATTGTCCCTTATGTCAGAGGGAGAGAACGCAGTCGAGAGCTTTCTGATATTTTAAACGAGGTTAAAGCTTTAGTTGCTGATGGCGTAAAGGAAGTAATGTTTCTTGGTCAGAATGTAAACTCATATGGCCAAAGCTTAAGTACCCCTGTGAGCTTTGCAAATCTTTTAAGCGAAGTGAGTCAAATTGAGGGGCTAAAAAGAATCCGCTTTATGACCTCTCATCCCAAAGATTTAAGTGATGAACTTATTGAAGTGATAGCAGAGTGCGACAATGTTTGTAAGAGTGTTCATCTGCCAATCCAGGCTGGCAGTACCCATATTTTAAAATCTATGAATAGAAAATATACAAAAGAAAGTTATCTTGAGCTTGTATCTAAATTAAGAACAGCTATTCCCCATATTGAGATTACAACAGATTTTATTGTAGGCTTTCCTGGCGAAACAGAAGAGGACTTTTTGGATACATTAGATGTGGTAGAAAAAGTTAAGTATGCAGGAGCTTTTACTTTTATTTATTCTAAAAGAACGGGAACTCCTGCTGCTACCATGGAAGAACAAGTGCCTGAAGAAATTGTTAAAAAGCGCTTTAATAAGCTTCTAACATTAACAAACGACCACATTCTCGAAAATATGAAAAAATATGTAGGACAAACTGTAGAAGTGCTTTTTGAAGAAACAAGTAAAAATGATAAGACTGTGCTTAGCGGCAGAACGGATACTAGTATACTTGTAAATGTTAAGGCCCCAGACACATTAATTGGACATTTTGCACAAGTTAAAATAGTGGCTACTAAAACTCACTATTTAATTGGGGAATTAGTTGAGTAA
- a CDS encoding Crp/Fnr family transcriptional regulator: MDNIKSILLSTKLFRDLTPDELDQLLATQNITVTTYKKNNFIVYAGEKITSIGLVISGHVLVTKENVLGERIIMSALGKGSLFGEIGAFSDKEVWPATVIAQDEVCVCFINKAIFFVGCVKNCQSHRKIIFNMLNIISNKAMFLNRKVEYLSFKSVRSKIAAFLLDEYKKTKSLTLSLTINRNELADFLNITRPSLSRELANMKMDGLIDYHKYTIKILDLETLSIL, translated from the coding sequence ATGGACAATATTAAATCTATACTTTTAAGTACTAAATTATTCCGTGATTTGACCCCTGATGAATTAGATCAGTTACTTGCAACTCAAAATATCACTGTTACAACTTATAAAAAAAATAATTTCATTGTCTATGCTGGTGAAAAAATAACAAGTATAGGTCTTGTAATAAGTGGTCATGTTTTAGTCACTAAAGAAAATGTACTGGGTGAGCGTATAATTATGAGTGCATTAGGCAAAGGAAGCTTATTTGGCGAAATAGGTGCCTTTTCTGATAAGGAAGTATGGCCTGCTACTGTTATTGCTCAAGATGAAGTTTGCGTATGTTTTATTAATAAAGCTATCTTTTTTGTAGGGTGTGTAAAAAACTGTCAAAGTCATCGTAAAATAATTTTTAATATGCTTAATATTATTTCAAATAAAGCGATGTTTCTTAATAGAAAAGTTGAGTATCTCAGTTTTAAAAGTGTACGAAGCAAGATAGCTGCTTTTTTACTAGATGAATATAAGAAAACCAAAAGTTTAACTTTATCGCTTACCATTAATCGTAATGAACTTGCAGATTTTCTAAACATAACACGGCCTTCGTTATCTAGAGAACTTGCTAATATGAAGATGGATGGGCTTATTGACTATCATAAGTATACCATTAAAATTCTGGATCTTGAAACTTTATCTATACTCTAA
- a CDS encoding ATP-binding protein, producing MKRKIVTIDREKCNGCGVCVSACHEGALKIINGKAELVSDIYCDGLGDCLPACPVDAIHIIEREADAYDEKAVEEHIAKSKPVSGVPFQCPSTRSKALVRENKETSAPVVQTTDQNISQLGQWPCQIQLVPPNAPYFEDAEILIAADCTAFAYAGFHATFMKNKITLIGCPKLDSVRYEEKLTQIFSTNNIKSVTVVRMEVPCCAGIVTATQNALLNARKILPFNIVTVSIDGKIL from the coding sequence ATGAAACGTAAAATAGTAACTATAGACCGAGAAAAGTGCAACGGGTGTGGCGTATGTGTTAGCGCATGTCATGAAGGTGCACTTAAAATTATTAATGGAAAAGCTGAACTTGTTTCAGATATCTACTGTGATGGACTTGGGGATTGTCTGCCAGCATGTCCCGTTGATGCTATTCATATCATTGAAAGAGAAGCTGATGCCTATGATGAAAAAGCTGTAGAAGAACATATTGCTAAAAGCAAACCTGTATCAGGGGTACCTTTTCAATGTCCTTCAACACGCTCAAAAGCATTAGTTAGAGAAAATAAAGAAACTTCTGCGCCAGTAGTACAAACAACTGATCAAAATATATCTCAACTGGGACAGTGGCCTTGTCAGATACAACTTGTTCCGCCAAATGCACCTTATTTTGAAGATGCTGAAATACTTATAGCGGCAGACTGTACAGCTTTTGCCTATGCTGGGTTTCATGCAACTTTCATGAAAAACAAAATTACACTTATAGGATGCCCAAAACTTGATAGTGTCCGCTATGAAGAAAAGCTAACACAGATTTTTAGTACGAATAACATCAAAAGCGTTACCGTTGTACGTATGGAAGTACCTTGTTGTGCAGGCATAGTAACAGCTACACAAAATGCTCTGCTTAATGCCAGAAAAATTTTACCTTTTAATATTGTTACAGTTTCTATAGACGGCAAAATTTTATAA
- a CDS encoding methyl-accepting chemotaxis protein, whose product MKRQLYLLFQVFILILCCIWYTFLPFTKYLLINSVFLICLLLAQSFLYKKQMSYISSLQEKLSNHENNYKKLGYELNVASSQVSSVSQNLYITLEENNAFTQQLFAQTEEMSNLNTSVTTNITHTITAIKQVLSVLDQVELTTSNLKEISLASSQVINTSLTEIMDILNTINEIQTSSDSTIKYMDRLNVTSKEILHILDSVHSISDQTHLLALNASIESARAGEAGKGFAVVADEIRKLSMSTSDAVKDVNTLIDSIQNELNAVNKHVLDNSKKVEIGVTKSKKIEESLEKIKVSFGEVVHLVDEISVLSTEETHLAQSVDSSIGSVESVVERTASSVEGVFDSVNKQKDSLEDIADMSSRLNESSNMLSLLLQDYKLDEISVLKQDIVGHYLDQFKKMIEQLSYNKAFIQLDKSIHSQVLKDLINSNDFIEAIWTNGDKGKFVMSIPPAGIANGSVREWFKKSISGEYYISKPYISAITRIPCITLSAPIKDPSGYIRGVIGIDIKLMEQ is encoded by the coding sequence ATGAAAAGGCAACTGTATTTACTATTTCAAGTATTTATTTTAATTCTGTGTTGTATTTGGTATACTTTTTTACCTTTTACCAAGTATTTGTTGATTAATAGTGTTTTTTTGATCTGCCTATTATTAGCTCAAAGTTTTCTTTATAAAAAACAAATGTCCTACATAAGCAGCTTACAAGAAAAGCTTTCAAACCATGAAAATAATTACAAAAAACTAGGCTATGAATTAAATGTCGCTTCTAGTCAGGTTTCCTCTGTATCTCAAAATTTATATATTACTTTAGAAGAAAACAACGCATTTACACAACAGCTATTTGCTCAGACCGAAGAGATGTCAAACTTAAATACTTCTGTAACAACTAATATTACGCATACTATTACAGCCATTAAACAGGTCTTAAGTGTTTTAGATCAAGTAGAACTTACAACCTCTAATTTAAAAGAAATAAGTCTTGCTTCTAGTCAGGTGATTAATACAAGTCTTACCGAAATTATGGATATTTTAAATACAATTAATGAAATACAAACTTCCTCAGATTCAACTATTAAATATATGGACAGGCTCAATGTCACTTCAAAAGAAATTTTACATATTTTAGATTCAGTTCATAGTATTTCTGATCAAACACACCTTTTAGCCCTTAATGCATCTATTGAATCCGCACGGGCTGGTGAAGCTGGCAAAGGATTTGCTGTTGTAGCTGATGAGATTAGGAAGCTTTCTATGAGTACATCTGACGCTGTTAAAGATGTTAATACCTTAATTGATAGTATCCAAAATGAATTAAATGCAGTTAATAAACATGTCTTAGACAATTCTAAAAAAGTAGAGATTGGCGTAACTAAATCAAAAAAAATAGAAGAGAGTTTGGAGAAAATAAAAGTTTCTTTTGGGGAAGTCGTTCATTTAGTTGATGAAATCTCTGTATTATCAACAGAAGAAACTCATTTAGCTCAAAGTGTAGATAGTAGTATAGGAAGTGTAGAATCTGTAGTGGAGCGAACTGCAAGCAGCGTAGAAGGTGTTTTTGATTCTGTAAATAAACAAAAGGATAGTCTTGAAGATATTGCTGATATGAGCAGTCGCTTAAATGAATCTTCCAATATGCTTTCTCTTTTATTACAAGACTATAAGCTTGATGAAATATCAGTTTTAAAACAAGATATTGTAGGACATTATTTAGATCAATTCAAAAAAATGATAGAACAACTATCCTATAATAAAGCATTTATTCAGCTTGATAAATCTATACATTCTCAGGTTCTAAAAGATCTTATAAATTCTAATGATTTTATTGAAGCAATATGGACTAATGGAGATAAAGGTAAGTTTGTAATGTCTATTCCTCCAGCTGGTATTGCAAATGGCAGTGTAAGAGAGTGGTTTAAAAAAAGCATATCTGGAGAGTATTACATCTCAAAACCATACATTTCTGCTATTACCCGAATCCCCTGTATTACCCTATCAGCACCTATAAAAGACCCATCTGGATATATCCGCGGGGTAATAGGTATTGATATTAAACTTATGGAACAATAG
- a CDS encoding DUF3360 family protein: MDKGSREHLLYKDLINYNPNKWRINLPFVHYSLKLEDIIPALSGGIGKIALVAAFAVAWARGFNIVDPSFVTENVRLELMIGGLFTILFSAVWAPHTAPPGTLAPIIPLIPIIVAAGVHPLPLSLLIGIIGIIISSMRGFKKVITLNGQGTTAGIILLFGLLGTTSSLESLRSWSAGLQVPLLANLLIISGILMYVFLNRIKAKYLMIPFSALLALILSGLFGIYPQLTTSLGVPILSPTTWWYEKWGIGFGMNINNFIKAFPFALLAVAIWPIDALAIKKIQEANYPKEANKALFNMDDTYIIVALRNIAGALMGGGQIASIWRSFMIPLATVKRPIVGSALVLGIIGILFGLLGFPIDIAVFPPLLWLVLIVGVYIPLLEVGLNAMKTVEISQVAITCIIIGIAINPIIGWVVGLLIENFNMLGPKDTAPRLSKQDKWFTLIIILIITSTYVYTYSIPH, from the coding sequence AGAACATTTGTTATACAAGGACTTAATAAACTATAACCCTAATAAATGGCGCATTAACCTCCCTTTTGTGCATTATAGTTTAAAACTAGAAGATATTATCCCAGCTTTATCAGGAGGGATTGGAAAAATCGCTCTTGTAGCAGCATTTGCTGTAGCTTGGGCCAGGGGATTTAATATTGTTGATCCTTCATTTGTAACAGAAAACGTTCGTCTGGAACTTATGATTGGAGGTCTTTTTACAATATTATTTTCTGCTGTATGGGCTCCCCATACAGCTCCACCTGGAACACTTGCACCTATTATTCCTTTAATACCTATCATTGTAGCTGCTGGTGTCCATCCTTTACCCCTTAGTTTATTGATTGGGATTATTGGAATTATAATATCCTCCATGCGAGGGTTTAAGAAAGTCATTACACTTAATGGCCAAGGAACAACAGCAGGTATTATCCTTTTATTTGGCTTACTAGGAACAACAAGTTCACTTGAAAGCTTAAGGAGTTGGTCTGCAGGTTTACAAGTTCCTCTACTTGCAAACCTGCTTATTATTTCAGGGATCTTGATGTATGTATTTTTAAATAGAATAAAGGCTAAATATCTTATGATTCCTTTTTCTGCACTTCTAGCACTTATATTATCTGGGTTATTTGGCATTTATCCTCAATTAACTACAAGTCTAGGGGTACCTATTCTTAGCCCAACCACATGGTGGTACGAAAAGTGGGGGATAGGCTTTGGAATGAATATAAACAATTTTATTAAGGCTTTTCCATTTGCACTTCTTGCTGTTGCAATATGGCCTATAGATGCTTTAGCAATTAAAAAGATTCAAGAAGCTAACTATCCTAAAGAAGCAAATAAAGCTTTATTTAATATGGATGATACATATATTATTGTGGCTTTAAGAAATATTGCTGGTGCATTGATGGGTGGTGGTCAAATTGCCTCCATATGGAGAAGTTTTATGATACCTCTAGCAACCGTGAAACGTCCAATAGTCGGCAGTGCTTTAGTTTTAGGTATTATAGGCATTCTATTTGGATTACTTGGTTTTCCTATAGATATTGCAGTGTTCCCCCCTTTACTATGGCTTGTGCTAATTGTTGGTGTGTATATTCCACTATTAGAAGTTGGCCTAAATGCTATGAAGACTGTAGAAATATCTCAAGTAGCTATAACATGTATTATAATCGGTATTGCAATTAATCCAATTATTGGCTGGGTCGTAGGACTACTTATCGAAAACTTTAATATGCTTGGCCCAAAAGATACGGCTCCGCGCTTATCTAAACAAGATAAGTGGTTTACTCTAATAATTATTTTAATTATAACAAGTACTTATGTGTATACGTATAGTATACCTCATTGA